TCAGCAGGATGGATCTCTTGGAGGTGAGTCCGCCGTAGATGGCCGCAACCGCCACGCAGATCAGGAAGAACAGCTGCAACTGGTAACCGAAGTCTGCGCTCGGATGCAGCAGGCCCCAGATTAGACCGGCTGCCAGGAAGCCGTTATACAAGCCCTGGTTGGCAGCAAGCGACTTCGTCTCCCGGGAGAACGCAGGGGTCAATCCGAACGCCTTCTGTGCTCTCGGGGTGGTCCATAGAAACATCTCCAGTACTAGTATGTAGACATGCTCTAGTGCTACTAAGGCAACAAGAATTGAACTTACAGTCATCATAAAGAGTCCCTCTTTTCAAGTGATGTGAGTCGAATTAAGCCTATCATTTAAATTGTGCAAAATATAATTTTACGAACTTAAATATACCGGACTTTTTGATATTTGTCAATTTACTACAAATCGTAAAATTGGAATGTAAGGGGGCAAGAAGAGTGATATATATAAGAACGTTAACCCCGTCTGATGCCGAAGTATACCGGGCGCTTCGTTTGCAGTCGCTGCAGCAGCACCCGGAAGCTTTTCTAAGCTCCTATAAAGCGGAAGCGAAGTTGTCTATCGAGACTACCCGGATTAAGCTGGACTCCTCGGATGAGCATTTCACCCTGGGTGCCTTCTTGGATGGGGAGCAAAGGCTGGCGGGAATGGCTACCTTGTTCCGGGAGAGCAGGCCCAAGATTCAGCACAAAGCTCATGTCTATGCAGTATATGTAGATCCAGGAGCCCGTAAACATGGCACGGGCCGTGCGCTGATGCTTGAGCTGATAGCACGGGCGAAGGCCGCGCCGGGACTGGAGCTGCTGATGCTGACGGTAACCTCCCATAACGTTCCGGCCAAAAGACTCTACGAATCTCTGGGATTCGTGCGCTACGGCACAGAGCCGAAGGCGATGAAGCTTGGCAGCGAGTACCTGGATGAGGATCTGATGGTGCTGATGCTGTAAAATACAGCAAAGCCCCTCCCGCCTTTTCGGCAGAAGGGGCAAGTATGAAGGGAAGGTTGCTTACTTCGCAGATTTTCCGCTCAGGATCGCCTTCACCTGGCTGACCATTGCCGCTGCGTCAGCGCTGGTGACACCGTCCTGCGGACGGAAGCTTCCATCTTGATCCAGCTTCACGATCTTGAGGGCAAGCGCGGTCTGAATGGCTCCCGAGTTCAGGATATTGATCTTGTCATTATCCTTGATCTCCACCGGGATCAGCTTGATCATCGGCAGTTGGCCGCTGGTCTGGAGCGTGTTAATTAGCAGATAGGTGAACGATTCACGGGTTACGCTCATGTTCGGATCAATTTTGATCTGAAGATTCGCCTCAGGTCCGGCAGCATCCTTGATGAACTGTACGGCCTCGGTGGCAGTGATTGTCTTACCTATAGCAGCGGGCGCGGGATGTGCCTTGAGATAGTTCGCCGCATTCCCGGCAATAGAAGCAGCTTCAGGGCGGGTAATCCCTACTTTGGGATTGAAGTTACCTGCAGCATCCAGCTCCACGAAGCCGAAGGCAATGGCGGCCTGGATGGCACCCGAGTTCAGGATATTGATCTGATCGCCGTCCTTCACCTCTACCGGAATGACGTTAATCATCGGCAGTTGCCCGCTGGTCTGCAGAGTATGGATCAGCAGATAAGTGAATTCTTCACGGGACATGCTGGCCGCCGGATCAATCTTGATCTGCAGGTTGGCCTCAGGTCCGACAACCTCTTTTATCACCTGTACAGCTTGTGCTGCTGTAAGCACCTCGTCCGTCACCACCGGCGCCGGATGGGCTTTCAGATAAGCGAGTGCATTGCTGATGGCTACTGCCGCTTCCGCACGGGTGATCTCCTGTTTCGGGTTAAGCTTGCCGCTGTTATCCAGCTTCAGGACACCGTAATTCAGCGCACGCTGCAGGGCACCGGAGTATTCTACCTTCACCTGATCCTGATCGGCGTACTCTACCACCACTGGCTTAATCATCGGCAGGCGGTTCGTGTTCTCCATCGCATGAATGAGCTGGTAGGTGAAAGCTTCGCGGGTCAGCTTCTCACCAGGCTTCAGATCGGCAGGCAGGTCCAAGCCGTGCACACCGGCAATAATCAGCGCCTGCGCATACCAGGCAGAGTCATTGGCATTCTTGAAATAGTCTGTGGCATGCGGCTCCTTCACGAACCGAATCGTATCCAGATTCAGATCAAGGGCACTGACGATCATCTGCACCCCCTGGGCTGCTGTGATGCTGAGGTTCGGGCCGAACAGATCTGCGCTGATGCCTTTAATCAGGCCGCTGTTCTGAAGCGCGATAATCTTGTCTTTATCCTGCACGTTATGGATATCCTTGAAGCCTGCGGCCGAGGCGAATTGTTGCCCTGTGAAGCTGAGCGCCAGAGCGGCTGCTGCGGATAGGGTGATCATCTTGAATGTCTTCTTCATGTCCAGTCACCTCGTGAGTAGTTTGTAGTTTATTTGTGATCATAGACGGCGGCGTAGTCAAAAAGGTTCCAGTAAAAATAAAAAAATAAATTATAAAAAAAGCACTGGCCGCTTAGGGCTAGTGCCGTTTTCTCATACAAATCTCCTGCCATCTCATAAGCCATCCATACTGCTCATCGCAGAATTCTTTCGTTACAGACTGTAGCCCCTGGCAGCGGACAATGCGGGAGATAATCTGATAATGCCTTACCGCAATGAAGTCGACAATCGCGCGGATCTCATTGTCACTCAGGGTGCGCACCTTACAATACCCGGTATAGAAGCGTTCAAATAAACGCTGGGTAGCATCATACATGGAGTCGTGATATCGATTGAAATGAGTAGCGTCAGACATGTAGGCCACGTCCATGCCGGGATAGTCGCCGGAGGCATCATCAAAATCCATAAAGATATACTGCCCATGGCGGTTCTTAATCATGTTGCCTGTATGAAGGTCGCCGTGACAAAAGCCATGTGGAAGCTTGGACATACGGCCCCACAATTGATTTCCATATTGTTCAAGAGCAGCCACGGAGTTTGAATCACAGTCCAGTTCGCTCATAATAGAGAGATAATCATCAATATATTCATTTTTTGTACGCTTAATCAGTTGTTCTTCAGGGTAATTCTGCATTAGCTTATGAAGCTCGGCTGTCTGGTAACCGATAAGCTTCGCTTCGGCAATTCCATCAGGATTGTCACCTTCTGCATAGTCGTAGAGCACAGCGGTAAGCCAGCCCTCCTGAGCTTCAAGAAGAATGTGGTTCTTGTGTCTAGAAGTCCGGAGGACCGTTACAGCCGGAAAGGAATGAGCGTGCAAGTAGTCAAGAATTCGAAGAGACTGCATGGCATCGGCCGTTTTGAAGCTGCGGTATATTTTGAGCACATAACGCTTATTCCCGC
The window above is part of the Paenibacillus sp. FSL H8-0048 genome. Proteins encoded here:
- a CDS encoding DUF1304 domain-containing protein, whose protein sequence is MMTVSSILVALVALEHVYILVLEMFLWTTPRAQKAFGLTPAFSRETKSLAANQGLYNGFLAAGLIWGLLHPSADFGYQLQLFFLICVAVAAIYGGLTSKRSILLMQGLPAFLALAATIIAHL
- a CDS encoding GNAT family N-acetyltransferase, whose protein sequence is MIYIRTLTPSDAEVYRALRLQSLQQHPEAFLSSYKAEAKLSIETTRIKLDSSDEHFTLGAFLDGEQRLAGMATLFRESRPKIQHKAHVYAVYVDPGARKHGTGRALMLELIARAKAAPGLELLMLTVTSHNVPAKRLYESLGFVRYGTEPKAMKLGSEYLDEDLMVLML
- a CDS encoding S-layer homology domain-containing protein; the protein is MKKTFKMITLSAAAALALSFTGQQFASAAGFKDIHNVQDKDKIIALQNSGLIKGISADLFGPNLSITAAQGVQMIVSALDLNLDTIRFVKEPHATDYFKNANDSAWYAQALIIAGVHGLDLPADLKPGEKLTREAFTYQLIHAMENTNRLPMIKPVVVEYADQDQVKVEYSGALQRALNYGVLKLDNSGKLNPKQEITRAEAAVAISNALAYLKAHPAPVVTDEVLTAAQAVQVIKEVVGPEANLQIKIDPAASMSREEFTYLLIHTLQTSGQLPMINVIPVEVKDGDQINILNSGAIQAAIAFGFVELDAAGNFNPKVGITRPEAASIAGNAANYLKAHPAPAAIGKTITATEAVQFIKDAAGPEANLQIKIDPNMSVTRESFTYLLINTLQTSGQLPMIKLIPVEIKDNDKINILNSGAIQTALALKIVKLDQDGSFRPQDGVTSADAAAMVSQVKAILSGKSAK
- a CDS encoding phosphotransferase enzyme family protein, coding for MNHDHLIREINQSYPLRIEQIKLHRDMIGSVYLAEGGNKRYVLKIYRSFKTADAMQSLRILDYLHAHSFPAVTVLRTSRHKNHILLEAQEGWLTAVLYDYAEGDNPDGIAEAKLIGYQTAELHKLMQNYPEEQLIKRTKNEYIDDYLSIMSELDCDSNSVAALEQYGNQLWGRMSKLPHGFCHGDLHTGNMIKNRHGQYIFMDFDDASGDYPGMDVAYMSDATHFNRYHDSMYDATQRLFERFYTGYCKVRTLSDNEIRAIVDFIAVRHYQIISRIVRCQGLQSVTKEFCDEQYGWLMRWQEICMRKRH